The genomic window CTACGCTCGAGACCTTTCCTCGATGGCTCGAGAGGAGTGCCCTGGCCGGAACGACGCCCCCGACCCACATGCTCCCAGCCCGCCTCGGCTTCaagagcggcagcagcagcagagaggCCCTTGCATGCCGACGCCGAAGATGGACCAAGCAGAGGAGACTCCAACTTCTCTGGCATCGTCGCGTCATCGCACCCATCGTCGGTTCCACGAGCTTCGCCAGAATCCACACCTCCGGAGGCGGTCGGTGCTGCTGCACGGGAGGACAGCATGGTCACAGCTACCAGAGACACCAGCGGTGGGGGTTGCAGCTGGTCGATGGCACCCCCGGTGGCAGCAACAGGGATGGCAGGCAGGGGTGTCGGAGGCAAAGACGACGACGCAGACCCGAGCTCCATCACCACCCCGACCCCATCCATGGGGCTGCGGCCTGCCAAAGGCGGCTCGGTCAGCGGAACGACCAGAACCAGTCCCTCCCGAACCGGATCTGGCAGGGGACGGGCCGTCGCGGACTTGGGGATGGGGCGAGCTTGAGCCATCCGACCCCCAATGGCCGGATCAGACCCACGGACGGCGAGGGCGACCGCGGCCAGCGCGGCGGCAGGAGCGGTGGCCGCGGGCGGCGTGGTCAGAGTTGCCGTCGCGAGCTCGGAGAGACGTGAGCACGAGAGCATGCGCGCAGCCTTCTGCAGCTGCCGAGGGGAAGGAAGAGAGCAGGCGAAGCAGTCCCCGGATTTGGTCTCAGCAGGGACAGAGGCGAACGGGACGGAGAGAtcaggcggcggcggccgccgcgctTACCCAGCACCCAGCGCGGTCGCGGGAGCTCCCATCCCGAGTTGAATTTTTTTTTGATGTGATCAATCTGTGGACGGAATTCCAACACATATTTTAACATGGTAGTTAGACAAGGCTTGAAATAAACAAATCTCCCCGAACAGTAGCAACACTAGCCAAGAATTGAACCAGGAATTTTTAGCACTTCCAGATAAGTCCACTGTATGCATGTATGTGGTGGCCAAGAAAGCAATTCTGTAGCTTGTTTATGTACTGCACACGTAACTTCTCTCAATAAACAGCAAATGCTACCATTTTGCCAAACTGGGACTCCCTCTAGGAATTCTTCGAACAAAGAGGGTGCTCTCCATTTATATTTCAACTGAGTGCTATCCTCCATGAAATATTTCATAAGAAGAATAGATGCAGAACAACTTGGCAATAATTTTAGGACTGGACAAGTGTCAAAGAGTTGTACAGGAGTTTTGAAGATTTGTTGCACAGACCACACATTAGCTTCTAAGGAACTAGGTAGTTGTACTTGTACCCACTGAATAGCTGACGACGAGAGCAAATTGTCATGACCCCAAGATGGAGAGCACGACGAACTGGAAAGGTAGGGTGGATTACCACGATTTAACAGAAATAGGGATGAGAAATCAAAGGAATCAGAGTATGGAATGGGATCAGCAAAGCACGAGGTGGGAAACTAGACGAACAGGAGGGAAGAGAAGGCCACGGCCTTGTTCATTTTTCTGGTCGATTCCCTCTCAGGAGTACAAGCACGTGACTTATACTACTAGCACCAAACCCACTCAACATTGGCCCATGGCCCATATCAAAGCCCAGGTCCAGGTTATAAACCCGATGGTGACAACCCATAGGTGGGGTGTTACATACATactacatactctcggtttcgacagatactatatacaacatacaaaacgcaagggatggtaactaccactgcttgtaggaaacatttgtcatatatatatatatatatatatatatatatatatatatatatatatatatatatatatatatgaaacttTTTTATAAAATACTATTCCTGATGTATACTAAAAATATACAATGTACATAGAAAAAGTAGGGATGTGttgaaaaaataaaaattacaatAAAAAGGGGAAAAACTGAAGAAAACCAGTAAAGAAGTATAGAAGCCAAAACATTGAAATAAAACTGTTGAAAATTGACACAAAAAACCATTGAAAACAAACACAGAAaatcaaataaaaaaaggaaataaaaaccaaaaaaccatAAGGAAAACCGATGAAACCAACACAGAAAAGGCATAgaaaacaaatactccctccgtaaactaatgtaagagtgtttagattactattttagtgatctaaacgctcttatattagtttacagagggaataGCTCCTAAAACCCGCTCCCGCAGGAACCCGCAAGAGCCAGGATTAGGCTGCCCATAGCTCGGTCGCGCGGGATTTCCGTTTTCTTCCATATTTCCTTTTGGACCACCATTTTCCCACGGTTTACTCTGTTGTCGCGCTCCAAACTCAACACGTTcgttgttcaaaaaaaaaaaaaagctcaACACGTTCGTCGAACGATGATGACAGCCTTATATCAATTGGATGCACAAGCTAAGCGCTTCTTTGATTGAAAGAAATTCTATAGGATTTTGGAGGATTGAAATCTTTCGGAATTTTttctacattggtcgtttgattcatagaaTTGGATTTTTCATAGGCATTTTTCTTATGAAATCTTTTGTACTACACTAGAACAATGCCCGTgagttgcaacgggatataaatattctagtacgttagATTGTGATTTATCTGTCGATGATAATgcaattgtgtaaataaatgttcattaaATTCTGATCATAAGTTATTTTATATTTTGATtaaaagtttggtaagtaaattaaagtaaAATTGATTCAAAaagtaagtaaattaaggtgattgattatcatatacatgaaAGATTGAACGAATGGGTGGTGGAAAGAAAGGTGAAATGGaaaccttacgttctttttaatTAAGTAGAGATTCAACATAGAAAATCTAACATCCACTTCAATCTCTTTtcatattttttttttgttttttctatggCATCGAACACTCGCTAATCCTATAAAATTTAAGTGGATATATGCCGCTCCAATTTTATACCTTTTCTATTCCTGTACTTTCGGAATCCTGCGAATCGAAAAGACCCTAAGTATACCAGATCCGGATCAGTTTTGTTTAGGCGCCGCAATGCCCGCCCTTTGTCGTCATCATAAATTTTGGAATTTACATGCCATTGGCgtacttttgaaaaaaaaaactgttTATTTCTGTGCTAGCTGCTTTCTCATTTCTGTCCAAACCAAGGACCTTATATATGTACACCTGCACCGTCAGTAACATCGAGGATCGATCGATCCTCGGCTGCCTCGTCGAGACCACGCTCGCACACGCACGCAAGGTGCGCGCATCGGCACATATACACATGGACATGGATGATACACTACACACGCATGAGGTTAGCTGCTAGACGAACTCGTCCTCCATTTCCTGTATGGACTTGCCGGCGGAGGCGATCTGGCGGTTGGAGGTCATCTTCTCGGCGACCATGAGGCCCTTGTAGCTCCGTATCTCGGCCTGCCGCTCCTTCACCACCCTCTCCATCTCCTCCCTGCGCTTCTGTGCACGCCAGAAGAGAAAAAAGTTAGCCGGTTGTCACCATGCATGACAGGCTTTGATATGGAAAGGTCAAGTTAACTAGCATGCATGCGTTGCGTGCCTTGTCTTTCAGCTGCATCTTCCGCTCGGCCTTCTCCGCTGCATTTGATGCATCTTTCTCGGCTACACACACACAAATTagcaaattagcgaatgaaatccCAGTTgcacgtgcatgcatgcatggtgtaCTACACGTGCACACGAAATGGAGGTCTCTAGCTTGCGTATGCGTATGTACCTTTGAGGTCTGGTCGGCGCTCTACCCTGGTCTTATTCAACCTGTTAAGGATCTCATTGACACGCTTCTCTACTGTCAAGACATGTACCTGTTGGCGGGCAGTAGATTGTATATGAACATTTGTTTGTCGCAAAGACATGAATCAATTTATGATTAGCCAAGGGCCAACGCAAGAAATGAAGCATGCTAGAGTCAGTTAGCATCGGCGACGGTTGGGACCATCATCAGCTAAGCAGCTACAGGTATGCGCAAGACAAGACAGACTTCTTCCAAGCTAGACTGGTCATGAATTGGCAGCTTTCATTATAATGGTTATTTTCTCATCGAATGTTCCCAATTATTGCACAAGATAATCTAATTAAATTTTAAAAGGTTTCTTATCCAATTATTGCTCGTGCTACTCGAAATGCTTCTATAACTTGATACCACTGCATACATGCCTTTAACAAGTGAGCCTAATTGAAACGCTACAATCGATCAAGCATATTTTGTCTATATAAATatatctactatatctaaatagctagcctccACTACAAGGAATTCTTTGccttctccttgagccacatcacctAAATTAATTTAGCCATTGGATATGCTAGATCAGTCCACCATAGTCGTCCGATCTACACTGAAGAACCGCTGCATCAaatgcatgcacgcatgcatgcagtaACTGACaccaaaaaacatgcaaaaatagaAGCAGTAATCGGTTGCCATTTATTGTGCCATGCCCAACACTTTATTCTGCATCACATACGTTGCCTTGCTGCTTGATTTGTCACGACATTGGCTGCCTTGATGTCGGACTACGTGGTGTAATAATTTAGTCATTGTTAAGGTACCAACTGATATGTGTCAGCAAAAGCAGTTTATTTATGTCCAAAAAAAGATAACAATTTATTTTCACTGCACTTCATGATGTTTCTTTCATGATCTCCCCGTCGTTGTGTGCCATAGCGTCCTCTTCATAACTAGAACAGTTAAGCGTAACTGACGTTTGTTGTGTATAGACGCCTAGCTACAACCGCATCATCATAAATTCATTAGTACTTATAATTGATGCCCGGTGAAATATGGAGTAGTCTCTAGACATTAGTACTTATAATTGATGCCCGGTGAAATATATATTGCAGCTATTACACTTACAATATCAGCTAAACTATTTTCTTTCTTAGTTCATCATGTCTCCTAAATTTCTAAAGAatttccgcggcaacgcgcggggtatcttcTAGTTCTTAAaaagttgatccccactactacCCCTTCTCTCTACATGCAGGCTGTCCACATCATCATGATGCCACATCAGCATTCAATTTACAAACAACCAATCGGTCTCTCTCTTTCTAGCCCCTCTCGGTCTCTCCTCCCAGCGCTATTAATTCCCCTCCGAAGAAATTCACATGTCCCTCTATTTACAGCGTGCCTTTTCTCCTCCCTTCCTCCTACAAATAGATGCACAACGCCACCACCCCTGATGTCTCCGCTCCTTCTCCCATCACTCATCCCTCTCACTTCATCTCCCCGGTGGTCGTCTCTAGCTCCAAATCCAAAGATGGTGTCTGCAACCTGCTAGGCGAGCCATATGCCCATGAGTCGCGAGATTGAGCAGGTCCATGTTGAGATTCAATACATCTTTCGCGAGCGGGAGTCACATCAACTTCTTCACTTCATCTTCCACAACCAATTtcctttctcttcatcttctccacTACACCTGAGCGGGAGTACTATTTTGTAAAAGAAACTGAACAATTTTACTTCTCCTGCTCACCTTCTCCATTGAAGAGAAAGATGAGCAACCGATGGAGTTGGCACCACAACTATGCGTTCGGGCTTCTGCTCCAGTGGATCCGTCATGCTGCCTCCAGGCCCCATCCTCGACGCTCGTGGCTTGCTCGTACAGGGTGTGCTGGAAGGGAGGATTAGGAGCCTTGCAGTCAGCCGCAACGATTTTTATTCCCCTCACCATACCCGGTTAGTTCTGACAGCCCCCCTGCGTCCCCAATCATGCCCTAATTTAATTCTCTTTTACTTTCAGATTACCCTGCACTTGCATACTTATTTTTTTGTCACGCCTTCCATGTGTGAGTGTTTAGAGATAAGTCAATGTTCGTGTTATTTGCCATAGATCGCTCATAGATCACCGCTGCCGTGTTGATGGGCCGCCCTGTACGTTGCAGTAGAGGCGTGAGCGCGTGTAGTCGTCCGCCTCTTCTTCTACTCACCACCCTCCACTGCCGCCTCTACCCAAACATCTTCCGCGTGAACGCCAAGCAAGGGCACACATGTGAGCTCCTCTTTTCAACGCATTATTTCCACTCTATTCCCGATTCTATTTGGCCCAGCTACATTTTCCTCAGCTACGTACATCAGTTTGAAAATACAAGGATAACATTTGATTAGTTTGGTCTTTTGGACTTTACAATTTGATTGATTGGACTATACCTATGCCAGGATATGTGGATTAACAAGAGATGTGGCTGTACAATTGTTCAGGCGTAACAATGGTGGATTTTAGTACTAATCAAAAGGAAATTAAAAACCATGGCGTATATGATGTGATTAAGCCCCTAAGATTATCTGGATTTTTTTGTAGTTTGCACGACTAATAAATTACAGTACAACAATGCAATGGGTCACTTTTCTGAATTATTCTTTTTTACATGTGTATATTTAGATTTCGACATTATTCATTTTGTATGACCTTTGACTATGTTCAGAAGAGATCATGAAGGTCAAGGCATTTAGGAAGACAGGAGCTATTCCAACTCTTGGGCGTTTCAATTGTTCAAATCATCAGATCAACAAaattccgcagcaacgcgcggggtgtcATCTAGTTTTTCTTAAATTTGTTAAATAACTGCCAAATGGAGGCGTTAGTAGTACTACTAGCAAACGAGTAGAAGTGGTTAATTGATTACCATCCGATGGTTGTGGAAGCCAACTTGGCCGACATCCATGGATGTCGCCTTCTTGAGATTGGACCATGGCGTGTAGACCACCTCGACATTGTTCATCTTGTTTCCTGCACGataaacacatgcatgcatgaatgatgCAGCCAGCATCCATTATCGGCCCAACTTGTCACGTTCTGACGATCACAATCACTCGCACATACAGTATAGGCCAGTTATCGATCCAAGGCAGATAATGCAAAGGGGCCCATGCATGGCATGCATAGAGAGGCCGGCAATAATACACCAGAAAAAGTTGCTGTAATGGGCACAGAAAGAGATAGCAATGTGCATGCTGCAGCTTTGCACTAGACACGGCCGGTCACAGTCGCACCACGAGCTAATTTCTTGGGTCCGTGCTCAGATGCCAAACATAGTTGAGCATGTATCAATGTTTTGTGGGGCAGCGTATTTCCGAGGGGGCCTTTTGGTACTATTCCGTAGTAAGAAAACCTTGCTTGAATATAAGAAAATCTTTGCTTATTGGTAACACAATATTCAGTAGTAGCATAAACAATGAGTTTCTTCCGTGCATACCTTGAATGGAATGCGCTTTTACGAGCTGCGCACAATCCTCCAGCAGGCCGTCGCTGATGGTGTCTATGGAATCGCCTTTTTTGAGCCTCAGGTAGACGTGCGCCGACGACACCTTGTCCACATGGAACCTGCAGTGCAGATGGTGGTGCGCCAAATGATTAATTATTTCGTACAATCATCGTTGCTTTGCTTAATAAACGAGCTACTAGGTTGTACTACAGCACGATATCCACTAAGGTCGAGGGTTTGCTTATTTTTCAGTAATATAAACCAGTAAAATAAGTACAGTAGTTTGCAGCTAGGAGCGCGAGCCGAGGGCGAGGTCTGCTAGACGGACTCGACTTCCCTGACGTACTGCagggtgcagttgggtcactgacaggtgggccaacttgctttcgggcccacctgtcagtggcccaaCTGCACCCTGCAGTACGTCAGAGGAGCCTCGTCCCTGCTAGACGATAGATATATACAGGGTGTTTTGGCCGTAGCTAGCACGGGGGCGATGCAGATGGCATGCATCGAGCAGCTAGTCGTGTTCCGTAAGTCTACAGTTTAGTACTCCTTCGAGGGCGTTGGAGTGTCCCTAGCAGCCTCGTCATGGCCTCGTCACGCGTCAATCCGTGCGCTCCCTGTGCTCCTCCTGCTCTGAGTTCTCTCATTCTGGCCGGCAGGCCGGCCGTTGTCTCTGATCTCTATCTCCGGAATTTCACTGGCTCACCGCACATGAGTTTAAACGTACTACTATACTATTGATGATTAACTATTATACTCCACGTACATATTTATATACGGAGGAACTCCCATGAGTATATCCATCGATCGATATCCCAAACCTAACAAGAGTTTATATTCTACCGGAGAGagggagggtgggagggagagagaggcgaaGCTAGGCAGAGTTGGGCAAATGCTCGTACCAGACGTCCTCGGGGAGGCCGTACTTGATGAGCTCCTCGTTCTCGTTCTTGTCGGCGCCCATGTAGATGGTGTAATCGCCGGCGTCCGGCCGCGCCTTGAAGTAGAACACCATTGCCAGTACTGATCTCCTTTATCTCTCTTTTTTGGCAGTTCAGCTCACCTACTGTATATCCGGGCGATCATGTGCAGTTTACCGCAAGTTAAGAAGAGGTAGGGGCCGAGAAAGAAGAGGCAGAAGAGACGCAGGCGGGGGCGAAGGGAGGGAGGGAGACGGCAGAGCGACGAACCAGGCAATGAAGCGGCATGGGCGGGTATAAAAAGGCGACGGCCGGGGCTAAAATCTTGAAGGTCTTCTCTACTCCAAGGCGGTTGGGTTGGGTCGCCACGTGGAGACACGATGGATTTGATTAAACAAATGCGACCGGGGAGCGGGGCCTTATCCTCGCAGCTTTTGCTCCTCCCACTCTGCCCCTCTTTAGTTAACATAATACATAACTGGTAAATCTCTTTTTCCTTAACCAATGAGTCAGGCTCAGGGGGCGACTTCGCAAAGTGGTAATCTATCAAATCCCTCGCTGATTTCTTTCATTTTCTTTGCCATGAATCTACCTCTGATCTGTGCCTGACCTGGCAGCAGTCGCGGTGGATATACTCCTCCTACCGGAACTCCCCACTTAAGAAATGGTCTCAACGCAACTGCCTATTGGTGGCGTCTTAAAAGCGCCGTATCTTTTGCGAGAACGACGTCTGTTTCGATCGATTCCGGCCGAACCAAGAAACGGGCCGCTTTTCTTCTCAACGCTCCCATGTTGGTTCGTTCCGTGCGTCGGCGTACCGGGGACCGGGCGCGGTATGGCCAGCGGGGATGGGGTGCTCGTCGGATACGTGGATGTGGCCGAAAGATTTTTCAGGGTGGAGGATGGAAGCAAGGACCGGACTTCCAACCGAGGCAGATCCAATGGAGTGTGTGCCTGCCTCCGCCCACGTTATTCTTGTTCTTTCTGGATTTTTTTTTGCGACTCCTCTCTCCGAGGTTTTTTGTTTGAACACCTCTCTCCGGGATTTATTCATTCATATATGCGTGCAACCGAGCGCCACCGGCGGAGAGGCCCTCGTCTCCCCGGCCACCGAGGTCCCTGCGCGAGATCCGCTGCCGATCGACGCCGATGAGGGATCGACTACGCGGGGACCGCGGAGGGGATTTCCTATGGCGGGGAGGTTTTGGGAGGGACAGAGTGAGGAATCGGATGAGGAAGAGGGGGAATTGAGGAAGGGTGAGGTGGCGATTCTGGAGAAGAGGCGCGGCGCTCCGGTGAGGGTGAGACTGCCTTTTGTGCCGCCGGTTCCGATCACGGGGGTGAGATGGCGCCATCGGGTCAAGCAATGGGCGCCAGGGGCGGTGATCTCGTCACCACGGCCGCGTCCACAACCATTCAGGTCAGGGGCGCGCTACAGAGAACCATCAATTCCTAATCCGCCAACACTTGCGGGTTTTATTTTGCAGGGATTTCTGCAGCGAGATTCCGCCATTGATGACGTCACAGGTGAAGCGGGGGACGAGTTTTTTTCGAAAGCTACTGGGCCTAGTGCTATTTCTTCCCACTGGGCCTCGAGGGAAGCCAAACCCAAGCCACTGGGCTCGATACAGTCGATACTTCAAGGGTTGTGGCTGCCTAGGGTTAGGGGAAGCATCCCGAAAGATGCAACAGGTCGGGAGAGAGCGGCGGCAAGCACTGAAGCACAACAGATGGCGAGCGGGGGGAGAGGGGACTGGCGTGAGCGCCGGGATGGCTTCGGTGAAGGGCGATCCAACTGGAGGGGGCGTGACCGGGCATGGGGCGAGAAGCGGGGCGGCCAATTTGGCCCGCCGACCAACTACGCCCCACATGCGCCGCCGCCAGGATCCGCACCACCGCCGGGGAATGGTGCGCCTCCGTCAGGCTTCCCTGGTGGATCTTCAGGCTTCAACACGTACCCGCAGTTTGTGCCGTATCAGTTCCCGAGGGCGCCGCCTCCCCAAGGTATGTTCATGCCCAGCTCGCAGCAGTGGAGTGGTACTAGAACAGAGCAGGAAAAATTTAGGAAGAAAGGGAATGGACATAGAGAAGTGATGCCGCAGAATATGGGATCGTTTGAGGGAGATAGGAATGCTGGAAAGTTGGCGCAGAAAGAAGCAGATCAGAAAACTAGCAGCGTTGGCTCGGATGGGAGTACTCGGGCAGGAAAAAGCGACGCCAAACCCACTGAACAAGCTGAATCAAAGGGACAGGAATGCTTTAGATGTGGAGGGACCGATCATCTGGTTAGAGACTGTAAAGCACAATTAACCTGCATCAATTGTGGATTCAATCATTTGTCTGAAAGATGTGTAATGCTGAATAGACCACACCCTGTTCTAAACATGGCTGGTTGTGGAGCGGATGGTTTGCAAATGATGATTTCCCAAACAGGGAAGAAGAGAAAGTTTGATAAAAGTGCTCAGAATGTAGGATTGGTGCAGATTCTGAAAGGGAGCATAAACTGCAGTGCGCTCGTTGTTGCCTTTGGAGCTCAGTTTCCTTGGGGAGGGGAGTGGAAAATCAAGGAGTACGGTGATAATACTTATCTTGCCAAATTTCCTTCAGCTGCTAGATTGCAAGAGATGATAGAATACCCTAAGTTTGGCCTGAAAGGTACAAAAGTGACTGTGAAAGTAAGCAAATGGAATTCTGCCTCTGCTGCTAGATTCAAGCTGTCTTCAGTTTGGGTGAGGATTTTTGGTATCCCTGATACTTTGTTACACAAAGATGGTTTTGAGGAAATTGCCTCGTTCCTGGGAACTGTCCAGGATGTGGATATGCAAGCTTACAGAGATACTGATATTGTCAGGGCGAAAGTTGGAGTGAAAGACCCAAGCAAAATACCTGAGGTGGTGGAACTAACTGTAGACCCATACATATATTACATCTTTTTTGAGGTGGAGGAGATTGTAGAACGTGGATGGTGTGCTTATTGCAGAAGAAGACGATGAGAACCAGATCGATAGACATTACAGTAGGGGAGCAAAAAAGTATAGGAACGATACACGTGAAGTTGGGCAGGGGTCTGGTGGGAATGAAGATGAGCTAATGCATGATAGATTGGAGATGCAAAAGACTGAACTAGCAAGGGAAGAGAAAATCAGACAGGAAATGTTGGAGAGGAAaaaagcaagaggaagaagaaattGTAGCACAGTCAAAAGGCCTGGAGGAGATTAACCGAGAATTCGCCACAGATGCTGAGAGAATGGATTTCAGGAATGATGATTATGTTCAAGAACAGATAGACTATGGAGAAGACATGGTGGAGAGTACACAAGTCATACAAGATAGAGTGTTGAAGGAATATGGCAACTATTCAGAGGAAGTTCTGGATTCCCAACCTGAAAAAGTCGCTAGTAAAGTGGGCATTGTGACGGATGCAAGACAGGTAAATAGGCAAGTCCTAGGGGAAAAGCTCAAAGATCTGAACAAAAGCAGAGATGGGGTGGTAGATGAGGAAAGAAGGAGGACTCAGAGAGATATTGGCGATATGCATACAATGGATAAAGCTGTAGGAAGGGTGAAAGTCAGAAACCTGGAGACTGCCCCAGGTATGAAAACTCAATCTTCTTCTGTAGAAACTGAATTTTCTAGTTCTAGTCTACCTAATATTTTGGATACTGCCCATGGAAAGTTAGTGCAGATAGCTGCTGGTCTGGGGTTTAAATTAGGAGAAGATGATGTAGAGATAGTAAATAATGTCCAACATTTGAAAGACTTAGAAGCTTCTAGACTTTCTGTTTATAATGCTAGTGTTAACAAACATAAGGAAAGTATTGTTATTAATAATAATATTGCAGAAGGTTTTAGTATTGAAGAAATAGAGGATTTGCTTACTGACGATGAAGGTAAAGAGCAAGACAATGAGGAACTGGATAATATGATTAGAAACATTGCTGGATTA from Triticum aestivum cultivar Chinese Spring chromosome 3B, IWGSC CS RefSeq v2.1, whole genome shotgun sequence includes these protein-coding regions:
- the LOC123070787 gene encoding coiled-coil domain-containing protein 25 — encoded protein: MVFYFKARPDAGDYTIYMGADKNENEELIKYGLPEDVWFHVDKVSSAHVYLRLKKGDSIDTISDGLLEDCAQLVKAHSIQGNKMNNVEVVYTPWSNLKKATSMDVGQVGFHNHRMVHVLTVEKRVNEILNRLNKTRVERRPDLKAEKDASNAAEKAERKMQLKDKKRREEMERVVKERQAEIRSYKGLMVAEKMTSNRQIASAGKSIQEMEDEFV